One genomic segment of Streptomyces sp. TLI_146 includes these proteins:
- a CDS encoding glycerol-3-phosphate dehydrogenase/oxidase, with product MRTATLGPVQRAEALAAMAERELDVLVVGGGVVGAGTALDAATRGLSTGIVEARDWASGTSSRSSKLIHGGLRYLEMLDFALVREALKERGLLLGRLAPHLVKPVPFLYPLQHKGWERWYAGSGVALYDAMSVSSGHGRGLPVHRHLSRRGALRVAPCLKREALVGALQYYDAQMDDARFVATLVRTAASYGAQAANRARVTGFLREGERVVGARVRDVEGGGEYEIRAKQIVNATGVWTDDTQAMVGERGQFHVRASKGIHLVVPKDRIHSTTGLILRTEKSVLFVIPWGRHWIVGTTDTDWDLDKAHPAASSADIDYLLEHVNSVLAVPLTRDDVQGVYAGLRPLLAGESDATSKLSREHTVAHPVPGLVVIAGGKYTTYRVMAKDAVDEAVHGLDQRVAACVTEDVPLLGAEGYRALWNARARIAARTGIHVVRVEHLLNRYGSMTEDLIELIVADPSLGEPLGAAEDYLRAEIVYAASHEGARHLDDVLTRRTRISIETFDRGTLSARECAELMAPVLGWDAKQIEKEVEHYEKRVEAERESQRQPDDLTADAARLGAPDIVPI from the coding sequence GTGAGGACAGCGACACTGGGACCGGTGCAGCGCGCCGAGGCGCTCGCCGCGATGGCCGAGCGCGAGCTCGACGTGCTGGTCGTCGGCGGCGGGGTGGTCGGCGCGGGCACCGCGCTGGACGCCGCGACCCGAGGGCTCTCGACCGGCATCGTCGAGGCGCGGGACTGGGCCTCGGGCACGTCCAGCCGGTCGAGCAAGCTGATCCACGGCGGGCTGCGCTATCTGGAGATGCTGGACTTCGCGCTGGTCCGGGAGGCGCTGAAGGAGCGCGGGCTGCTCCTGGGGCGCCTCGCCCCGCACCTGGTGAAACCGGTCCCGTTCCTCTACCCGCTCCAGCACAAGGGCTGGGAGCGGTGGTACGCGGGCTCGGGCGTGGCGTTGTACGACGCGATGTCGGTCTCCTCCGGCCACGGCCGGGGCCTGCCGGTCCACCGCCACCTCTCGCGCCGCGGTGCCCTGCGGGTCGCACCCTGCCTCAAACGGGAAGCGCTGGTCGGCGCGTTGCAGTACTACGACGCGCAGATGGACGACGCCCGCTTCGTGGCCACACTGGTGCGGACGGCCGCGAGTTACGGGGCGCAGGCCGCCAATCGGGCCCGGGTGACCGGGTTCCTGCGCGAGGGCGAGCGGGTGGTCGGGGCGCGGGTGCGCGACGTCGAGGGCGGCGGGGAGTACGAGATCCGCGCCAAACAGATCGTCAACGCGACGGGGGTGTGGACGGACGACACCCAGGCGATGGTCGGCGAGCGCGGCCAGTTCCACGTCCGGGCCTCCAAGGGCATCCATCTGGTGGTGCCCAAGGACCGGATCCACTCCACGACCGGGCTCATCCTGCGCACCGAGAAGTCGGTGCTCTTCGTGATCCCCTGGGGGCGCCACTGGATCGTGGGCACGACCGACACGGACTGGGACCTGGACAAGGCCCACCCCGCCGCCTCCAGCGCGGACATCGACTACCTCCTCGAACACGTCAACTCGGTGCTCGCGGTGCCCCTGACCCGGGACGACGTCCAGGGGGTGTACGCGGGCCTGCGCCCGCTGCTCGCCGGGGAGTCGGACGCCACCAGCAAGCTCTCCCGCGAGCACACGGTGGCGCACCCGGTGCCGGGGCTCGTGGTCATCGCCGGCGGCAAGTACACGACGTATCGCGTGATGGCGAAGGACGCGGTGGACGAGGCGGTGCACGGCCTGGACCAGCGGGTCGCGGCCTGCGTCACCGAGGACGTGCCGCTGCTCGGCGCGGAGGGCTACCGGGCGCTGTGGAACGCGCGCGCGAGGATCGCCGCGCGCACCGGGATCCATGTGGTCCGCGTGGAGCACCTGTTGAACCGGTACGGCTCGATGACCGAGGACCTCATCGAGCTGATCGTGGCCGACCCGTCGCTGGGGGAGCCGCTCGGCGCGGCGGAGGACTATCTGCGGGCCGAGATCGTCTATGCCGCCTCGCACGAGGGCGCCCGCCATCTGGACGACGTCCTGACCCGGCGCACCCGCATCTCCATCGAGACCTTCGACCGGGGCACCCTGTCGGCCCGGGAGTGCGCGGAGCTGATGGCGCCGGTCCTCGGCTGGGACGCGAAGCAGATCGAGAAGGAGGTGGAGCACTACGAGAAGCGGGTGGAGGCGGAGCGCGAGTCGCAGCGCCAGCCGGACGACCTGACGGCGGACGCGGCGCGGCTGGGGGCGCCGGACATCGTGCCGATCTAG
- a CDS encoding serine hydrolase — translation MPTLRALLAMPLAVVLCGLGTPVLPGEPARPDRTGLKDPQATALARLVTDTGTPAAALLTDDGHRTRFGTAGSGLGRDDRFRAGSVTKSFVATVVLQLAAEGRLRLDDTVEQHLPGLIRGHGNDGRHLTLRSLLSHTSGLFPYTADSTVPVPLTPSQAVRTALAHSPGPLGTYAYSNTNYVVLGMVVQQVTGRTYAAEAERRIITPLRLTGTSFPGARTTLPAPHSRAYSPDGRDVTDLDPRAAGAAGELISTLSDLSRFYAALLGGGLLPAPQQRELLDTAATHGVYGLGLYPQRLSCGLTVWGHNGHISGSLVRAATTADGRHTAVFRINTDISMRPSLELSLLDAEFCPAPPQDRPGVPVSP, via the coding sequence ATGCCGACACTCCGGGCGCTGCTCGCCATGCCCCTGGCCGTGGTGCTCTGCGGCCTGGGCACACCGGTCCTGCCGGGCGAGCCGGCCCGCCCGGACCGCACCGGCCTGAAAGACCCGCAGGCCACAGCGCTGGCGCGGCTAGTCACCGACACGGGTACCCCGGCCGCCGCCCTGCTCACGGACGACGGCCACCGCACCCGCTTCGGTACGGCCGGATCCGGGCTCGGCCGCGACGACCGCTTCCGGGCGGGCAGCGTCACCAAGTCCTTCGTCGCGACGGTGGTGCTCCAGCTCGCCGCCGAGGGCAGGCTGCGCCTCGACGACACGGTGGAACAGCATCTGCCGGGCCTGATACGCGGCCATGGAAACGACGGCCGCCACCTCACCCTGCGCTCCTTGCTCTCCCACACCAGCGGTCTGTTCCCCTACACGGCCGACAGCACCGTCCCGGTTCCACTCACCCCCTCACAAGCCGTCCGCACCGCCCTCGCCCACTCCCCCGGGCCGCTGGGCACCTACGCCTACTCCAACACCAACTACGTCGTCCTCGGCATGGTCGTTCAGCAGGTCACCGGCCGTACATACGCCGCCGAGGCCGAACGCCGCATCATCACCCCCCTCCGTCTCACCGGCACCTCCTTCCCGGGTGCCCGCACCACGCTCCCCGCCCCGCACAGCCGCGCGTACTCCCCCGACGGCCGCGACGTCACCGACCTGGACCCGCGCGCGGCGGGCGCCGCCGGTGAACTCATATCGACGCTCTCCGATCTGAGCCGCTTCTACGCGGCCCTGCTCGGCGGTGGCCTGCTGCCCGCGCCCCAGCAGCGCGAACTGCTCGACACCGCCGCCACCCACGGCGTCTACGGCCTCGGCCTCTACCCGCAGCGGCTCTCCTGCGGCCTCACCGTCTGGGGCCACAACGGGCATATATCCGGCAGCCTGGTCCGCGCGGCGACCACCGCCGACGGCCGCCACACCGCTGTTTTCCGTATCAACACGGACATCTCCATGAGACCCTCCCTCGAACTCTCGCTGCTCGACGCCGAGTTCTGCCCGGCCCCGCCCCAGGACAGGCCCGGCGTCCCGGTTTCTCCCTAG